In Thalassotalea fonticola, a single genomic region encodes these proteins:
- a CDS encoding IgA Peptidase M64 gives MKIIFAVLALLLSWSCVANVQTLRVDYYHTGDSQQEIFSLDNVVVEPLPWPGSTGQTIDDLNRGKYRFIVQDKTSKKVLFTRSYSSIYGEWETTGEAKKIKRTFHESLRFPMPDKEVIIEIEKRDANHQFQNIWTTEINPSHYLNHRESAVYSEQVIAIEQNGDPKDKVDLLILGDGYTAAELPKFKRSAKELTEALFATSPFKEHRENFNVWALAPLTKESGVSRPSTGTYHDSPLGVTYDAFGSERYVLTSDNRNFRRIASSAPYDFVEIIVNNDTYGGGGIYGLFSTAAANSDWADYLFIHEFGHHFAGLADEYYTSSVAYAAATNVIEPYEPNVTALLNGKTLKWQTKVNNKTPLPTPWPKQQYEKHSYEYQQIRSQLRKENKPESEMDKLFHQNQDIVEGMFSKAEFNDAIGAFEGANYSAKGFYRSELNCIMFTRTDDFCDVCQQGIVDVIKLYSNN, from the coding sequence ATGAAAATCATATTTGCTGTATTAGCATTACTGCTCTCATGGAGTTGTGTTGCTAACGTGCAAACACTTCGAGTTGATTATTATCATACCGGCGATAGTCAACAAGAGATTTTCTCGTTAGACAACGTGGTGGTCGAGCCATTACCTTGGCCAGGCTCTACTGGCCAGACAATTGATGATTTAAACCGAGGGAAGTACCGTTTTATAGTGCAAGATAAAACCTCTAAAAAGGTATTGTTTACTCGCAGCTACAGTTCTATTTACGGTGAATGGGAAACCACTGGCGAAGCAAAGAAAATTAAACGTACATTTCATGAATCGCTGCGTTTTCCTATGCCTGATAAAGAAGTGATTATTGAAATTGAAAAGCGTGATGCAAACCATCAGTTTCAGAATATTTGGACTACTGAAATAAATCCAAGCCATTACTTAAACCATCGAGAATCTGCGGTCTATAGTGAACAAGTCATTGCTATTGAACAAAATGGCGACCCTAAAGATAAGGTCGATTTGCTTATTTTAGGTGATGGCTACACTGCAGCAGAGTTACCTAAGTTTAAAAGATCAGCAAAAGAACTTACCGAAGCCTTGTTTGCAACTAGTCCTTTTAAAGAGCATAGAGAAAACTTTAATGTTTGGGCGCTTGCGCCACTAACGAAAGAATCTGGTGTATCTCGCCCATCAACCGGCACCTATCATGACAGCCCTTTAGGGGTTACTTATGATGCTTTTGGCTCTGAGCGTTATGTGCTTACCAGTGATAATAGAAATTTTCGCCGTATAGCGTCATCTGCACCTTATGATTTTGTTGAGATTATTGTTAATAACGATACCTATGGCGGCGGTGGGATTTACGGTCTGTTTTCAACCGCGGCAGCAAATAGTGACTGGGCTGATTATTTGTTCATTCATGAATTTGGCCATCACTTTGCCGGTCTTGCCGATGAATACTACACCAGTTCAGTTGCTTACGCTGCGGCAACGAATGTTATTGAACCCTATGAGCCAAATGTTACGGCTTTATTAAATGGGAAAACACTGAAATGGCAAACAAAAGTTAACAACAAAACGCCATTACCTACACCCTGGCCAAAACAGCAATATGAAAAGCATTCTTATGAATATCAACAAATTCGTAGTCAGCTTAGAAAAGAGAATAAACCTGAAAGCGAAATGGATAAATTATTTCATCAAAACCAGGACATTGTTGAGGGGATGTTTTCCAAAGCTGAGTTTAACGATGCGATAGGCGCATTTGAAGGGGCAAATTATTCTGCCAAAGGTTTTTATCGCAGTGAGCTCAATTGCATAATGTTTACCCGCACGGATGATTTTTGTGATGTTTGTCAGCAGGGGATTGTTGATGTGATCAAGCTTTATTCAAACAACTGA
- a CDS encoding GNAT family N-acetyltransferase: MQIQLANKSDKNSIKRFYKSNHYSASFMGDDQCFYMTSQEEIIASVIISFSSTTPFLHALVVNRNYQHQGLATQIVFHCQHRLPNINCFADKTLTKFYQKLGFECINSNNLPDCLQSRFYSYQRNNNTLNAFQYRA, encoded by the coding sequence ATGCAAATACAACTCGCTAACAAATCAGATAAAAACTCAATAAAACGGTTTTATAAAAGCAACCACTACAGCGCCAGTTTTATGGGTGATGATCAGTGTTTTTATATGACCAGCCAAGAAGAAATCATAGCATCTGTAATTATCTCATTTTCCAGCACTACACCTTTTTTACATGCCCTCGTTGTTAACAGAAACTATCAACATCAAGGACTGGCTACACAGATAGTCTTCCACTGCCAACATCGATTACCTAATATCAATTGTTTTGCTGATAAAACGTTAACCAAGTTTTATCAAAAATTAGGATTTGAATGTATCAACAGTAATAACTTACCCGATTGTTTACAAAGCCGATTCTATAGTTATCAGCGCAATAACAATACACTTAACGCTTTTCAGTACAGAGCATAG
- the ilvN gene encoding acetolactate synthase small subunit, whose translation MRRILSILLENEPGALSRIVGLFSQRAFNIESLCVAATDEPTISRITISTFGDDKVLEQITKQVNKLIDVIRVSDLTDRAHIERELVLVKVLAMNNVTRTEVKRIADIFRGDIIDVGKQIYTVQLTGDGDKIASFIDVLNNETEIIEVVRSGTVGIARGEKALRV comes from the coding sequence ATGCGCCGTATCCTATCCATTTTATTAGAAAACGAACCAGGTGCCCTTTCACGTATTGTTGGTTTATTTTCACAACGCGCCTTTAATATTGAAAGCCTGTGTGTAGCTGCAACTGATGAGCCAACGATTTCTCGTATCACCATATCTACGTTTGGTGATGACAAAGTACTTGAGCAAATTACCAAGCAAGTTAATAAGCTTATTGATGTAATTCGCGTATCTGACTTAACTGACCGCGCTCACATTGAACGTGAATTAGTATTAGTGAAGGTACTGGCAATGAACAATGTCACCCGCACCGAAGTAAAGCGTATCGCCGATATCTTCCGTGGCGATATCATTGATGTAGGTAAGCAAATTTACACAGTACAATTAACCGGTGATGGAGATAAAATCGCCTCATTTATTGATGTGTTAAACAACGAAACTGAAATCATTGAAGTAGTACGCTCTGGAACCGTTGGCATTGCTCGCGGTGAAAAAGCCCTGCGCGTATAA
- a CDS encoding acetolactate synthase 3 large subunit: MTTEQYSGAELLIKSLAELDVEYIFGYPGGSVLDIYDAIFRQDAVSHILVRHEQAATHMAEGYTRSSGKCGYVLATSGPGNTNCITGIANAYMDSIPMVVLAGQVAATLIGGDAFQETDIIGCSRPIVKHSFNCRSASELPNVVAKAQYIAESGRPGPVVIELPKDILNPDIKMPFVMNKDVKMRSYNPNIKGHSKQIRKAVEKIVNAKKLVIYTGGGIVLANASEKLTTLVERLNAPCTNTLMGLGGLSGLHDNFIGMLGMHGTAEANKAMAGADIILALGARFDDRVTNKVEKFCPNATIIHVDIDPTSISKTVNAHIPIVGNVDIVIDQLTAQLDEVGHKHNKDDFKEWWNEINVWRNLNSFSYEKHPDKIKPQQVVESIYKHTNGDAYVCSDVGQHQMFAAQYYPFKKPRQWINSGGLGTMGFGLPAAMGAKVAFPDAHVVCVTGDGSIQMNIQELSTCLQYNLPVVVVTLNNRSLGMVRQWQDMIYGGRHSSSYMESLPDFIKLAEAYGHVGMQVNHPDELDGAMKEAFAIKNRLVFMDVLVDETEHVYPMQVRFGAVDDMWLKKGEKV; the protein is encoded by the coding sequence ATGACAACAGAACAATATTCAGGAGCAGAATTACTTATAAAATCTCTTGCAGAGTTAGATGTAGAATACATCTTTGGCTATCCAGGCGGCTCTGTATTAGATATTTATGATGCAATTTTTAGACAAGATGCAGTAAGCCACATCCTTGTCCGTCATGAACAAGCAGCAACTCATATGGCCGAGGGCTATACCCGCTCATCTGGTAAATGTGGTTATGTATTAGCCACTTCAGGGCCAGGTAATACCAACTGTATTACCGGTATCGCTAATGCTTATATGGACTCTATTCCAATGGTTGTCCTTGCCGGACAAGTAGCGGCAACGTTAATTGGCGGTGACGCGTTCCAGGAAACGGATATTATCGGCTGTTCACGCCCTATCGTTAAACACAGTTTTAACTGTCGTAGTGCCAGCGAATTACCAAATGTTGTTGCTAAAGCTCAGTATATCGCCGAATCAGGACGTCCAGGACCTGTTGTCATTGAATTGCCTAAAGATATCTTAAACCCTGATATTAAAATGCCATTTGTGATGAACAAAGACGTAAAAATGCGCTCTTACAATCCAAATATTAAAGGGCACAGCAAACAAATTCGTAAAGCCGTTGAAAAGATTGTTAACGCTAAAAAATTGGTGATCTACACTGGCGGCGGCATTGTTCTTGCCAATGCATCAGAAAAACTAACAACTTTAGTGGAACGTTTAAATGCGCCGTGTACTAATACGTTAATGGGTTTAGGCGGCCTTAGCGGCTTACATGACAACTTTATTGGCATGCTAGGTATGCATGGTACTGCAGAAGCCAATAAAGCCATGGCCGGCGCTGATATTATTCTGGCCTTAGGTGCGCGCTTTGATGACCGTGTAACCAATAAAGTAGAAAAGTTTTGTCCAAATGCAACCATCATTCATGTAGATATTGACCCTACATCGATATCAAAAACAGTTAATGCTCATATTCCAATTGTCGGTAATGTTGACATTGTTATTGATCAACTAACCGCGCAATTAGATGAAGTTGGCCATAAACATAATAAAGATGACTTTAAAGAGTGGTGGAATGAAATTAATGTGTGGCGTAATCTGAATAGCTTTAGCTATGAAAAACATCCAGATAAAATTAAGCCACAGCAAGTTGTTGAATCAATATACAAGCACACTAACGGTGATGCTTATGTATGTTCAGATGTAGGCCAACACCAAATGTTTGCCGCACAATATTACCCGTTTAAAAAGCCGCGCCAATGGATCAACTCTGGTGGTCTAGGTACTATGGGATTTGGTTTGCCCGCAGCAATGGGCGCGAAAGTTGCTTTCCCTGATGCCCACGTTGTTTGTGTAACCGGCGATGGTTCGATTCAAATGAATATTCAAGAACTGTCTACCTGTTTACAGTACAACTTACCTGTAGTCGTTGTAACTTTAAATAACCGCTCACTGGGTATGGTTCGCCAATGGCAAGACATGATTTACGGTGGTCGTCACTCTTCATCATATATGGAGTCTTTGCCCGATTTTATTAAGCTAGCTGAAGCTTATGGCCATGTAGGTATGCAAGTAAATCACCCCGATGAATTAGACGGCGCAATGAAAGAAGCATTCGCGATCAAAAACCGTTTAGTATTTATGGATGTATTAGTAGATGAAACCGAACACGTATACCCAATGCAAGTACGTTTTGGTGCAGTAGATGACATGTGGCTTAAAAAAGGAGAAAAAGTATAA
- the astB gene encoding N-succinylarginine dihydrolase, whose amino-acid sequence MNSFEANFDGLVGPTHNYAGLSIGNVASKLSANDISSPKSAALQGIAKMKALHDMGMTQGVFAPQERPDILSLRRLGFSGTDANVLEQAHKEAPNVLSACFSASSMWTANSSTVSPSGDTHDGKIHFTPANLTNKFHRSLEPEITGNILKAVFNDEKHFNHHLHLNENDHFGDEGAANHTRLCNNYGEQGVEIFTFGKYAFNSAKPAPKKFPARQTLEASQAVARLHGLGDDNVVYVQQNPDVIDQGVFHNDVISVGNQNVLFYHEQAFLNTDKFLAEVQSKFGSDDVHFIKVSTDEVSLQDCVQTYLFNTQIITLNDGPNGKEMAIIAPKHCYHNPKVKAYLDRLVTLNTPIKQVKYFDVNESMKNGGGPACLRLRVAMTENELAAVNQNCIMSDALYGNLEAWINKHYRDQLSFDDLRDPNLLVESRTALDELTQLLNLGSVYHFQQV is encoded by the coding sequence GTGAATAGTTTTGAAGCAAATTTTGATGGTTTAGTTGGTCCTACTCATAATTATGCAGGTTTATCGATAGGCAATGTTGCCTCTAAATTAAGTGCTAATGATATTTCGAGTCCAAAAAGCGCTGCCTTACAAGGTATTGCTAAAATGAAAGCTTTACACGACATGGGCATGACCCAAGGGGTATTTGCTCCACAAGAGCGTCCTGATATTCTGTCACTACGTCGTTTAGGCTTTTCAGGAACCGATGCCAATGTATTGGAGCAAGCTCATAAAGAAGCACCTAATGTATTATCTGCGTGTTTTAGTGCCTCTAGCATGTGGACGGCAAATTCTTCAACGGTATCTCCGTCAGGTGATACCCACGATGGTAAAATTCACTTTACTCCAGCTAACTTAACCAATAAATTTCATCGTTCACTAGAGCCTGAAATTACCGGTAATATTTTAAAAGCGGTGTTTAACGATGAAAAACACTTTAATCATCATTTACACCTTAATGAAAATGATCACTTTGGTGATGAGGGCGCAGCAAACCATACTCGTTTATGTAATAACTATGGTGAGCAGGGCGTCGAAATATTTACTTTTGGCAAGTATGCGTTTAATAGTGCCAAGCCGGCGCCGAAAAAGTTTCCGGCTAGACAAACATTAGAAGCAAGCCAGGCCGTTGCTCGTTTACACGGTTTAGGTGATGATAATGTAGTTTACGTTCAACAAAACCCCGATGTGATTGATCAAGGTGTGTTTCATAACGACGTGATCTCTGTGGGTAACCAAAATGTGTTGTTCTACCATGAGCAAGCATTTTTAAACACCGATAAATTTTTAGCTGAAGTTCAAAGTAAATTCGGCTCTGACGATGTACATTTTATCAAAGTAAGTACTGACGAAGTATCTTTGCAAGATTGTGTGCAAACCTATTTATTTAACACCCAAATTATCACCTTAAATGACGGTCCAAATGGTAAGGAAATGGCGATAATTGCGCCGAAGCATTGTTATCACAATCCAAAGGTTAAAGCGTATTTAGACCGACTTGTTACCTTGAATACGCCGATCAAGCAAGTGAAGTATTTTGACGTAAATGAAAGCATGAAAAATGGCGGTGGCCCTGCGTGTTTACGATTACGTGTAGCGATGACTGAAAACGAACTCGCGGCCGTTAACCAAAATTGTATTATGAGTGATGCGCTTTATGGCAATTTAGAAGCTTGGATAAATAAGCATTACCGTGATCAGTTAAGCTTTGATGATTTACGCGATCCAAATTTGTTAGTTGAATCACGTACTGCATTAGATGAATTAACGCAACTGCTTAACCTTGGCTCTGTATACCACTTTCAACAAGTTTAA
- the ltaE gene encoding low-specificity L-threonine aldolase, translating into MIDYRSDTVTKPNADMLQAMIHAELGDDVYGDDPTVNALEARLAKLSGFDAAMIVNSGTQSNLCALLAHCGRGEEYIVGQGYHSYLYEAGGAAVLGSVVPQPIKEQDNGELNFNDIAAVIKEDDSHFAKSTLLSLENTYCGKVIPLEYFARARKFADQHGLDIHLDGARIFNALTAINLELKDICQYVDSISICFSKGLGTPMGSVLCGNLEFINKARRIRKMVGGGTRQAGIIAKAMDYALDHNIERLQIDHANAVLLADLLTECNKLSVTTPQTNMVYIDLDDSVDGEVLAKLLIAEGIKISAGQNLRLVTHLNISTADIIYTADTIKETISLMSGEM; encoded by the coding sequence ATGATCGATTACCGCTCAGACACAGTTACCAAACCAAACGCAGATATGCTGCAAGCCATGATACACGCCGAACTTGGCGATGATGTTTATGGCGACGACCCAACCGTAAATGCCCTTGAAGCAAGGTTAGCTAAACTTAGTGGTTTTGACGCGGCGATGATAGTAAATTCAGGCACGCAATCAAACCTTTGTGCCCTTCTAGCCCATTGCGGCAGAGGTGAGGAATATATTGTTGGGCAGGGTTATCATAGCTATCTTTATGAAGCTGGGGGAGCAGCCGTTCTTGGCAGCGTCGTACCACAGCCAATTAAAGAGCAAGACAATGGCGAACTTAATTTCAACGATATAGCAGCGGTGATCAAAGAAGACGATTCACACTTTGCCAAATCAACACTGTTAAGTCTTGAAAATACCTATTGCGGAAAAGTGATACCACTCGAGTATTTTGCCCGGGCAAGAAAGTTTGCTGACCAACACGGCCTTGATATACACCTTGATGGCGCACGTATATTTAACGCATTAACCGCCATAAACCTTGAATTAAAAGATATTTGCCAGTACGTAGATTCAATTTCCATTTGTTTTTCCAAAGGCTTGGGAACCCCTATGGGTTCAGTACTTTGCGGAAATTTAGAGTTTATCAACAAGGCCCGCCGCATTAGAAAAATGGTCGGAGGCGGCACTCGACAGGCAGGGATTATTGCCAAGGCCATGGATTATGCCCTTGATCATAATATTGAACGCTTACAAATTGATCACGCTAATGCTGTACTGCTTGCTGATTTATTAACTGAATGCAACAAGCTTAGTGTTACAACACCACAAACCAATATGGTTTATATCGATTTGGATGACAGTGTCGATGGCGAGGTCTTGGCGAAATTGCTTATTGCTGAAGGCATAAAAATTTCAGCGGGACAAAACTTGCGTCTGGTCACTCACTTGAACATTAGTACCGCCGATATTATCTATACCGCCGATACGATTAAAGAAACCATTTCGTTAATGTCTGGCGAAATGTAG
- a CDS encoding TonB-dependent receptor domain-containing protein, translating into MNKTIIATTLISVGISATFCQNAYAANVEAHADEHMLVTANRSQQEQFLALSANSVITSEQIKTMQVGNISELLDTVAGISVVQQGGAGQSTSIFMRGTNSNHTLILVDGVRINSATLGTTNLTAISPSQIERIEIVKGPRAALWGSDAIGGVIQIFTKQLHTGEGTVTIGAGSNGLLQADAAIGLGNDKHNLTIAVSTESSDGFNAYTTDPFPYDINEDDDDGYDRFSVSAVGSSQLTNTVSLHLVSRYESGNSEFDASYPDSPCWFDDTLACPAFYANEQDHENYSVKLASRYQGDNLFSELSLATSQDEGESFGNETTPSKITTERDQVSFINQYQFTKSTSFSLGLDYYIEEISNSEDLDVWAPGFQTWDEVEREVSAVFIQAQHQLGKVLLEGAARHDDIENLDAETTYNASIGYQLNDNWLVSVTRGTGFKAPTFNDLYWPGSGNPDLQPEKITNNEILIRHQFSSTNLSAKIEFSAFDSEVENLIAWAPNEFGLWQPANINSAEISGAEASLMLNIGHLTNQLNLTFVDAEDSVSGDKLLRRPELTATYSLAYYWQDFTFNSVVSYRDESVDAGDVKLDSYVLVDFGVNYQATSNISVNAKVNNIFDEEYETSLNYFADGTNYKASVTYSF; encoded by the coding sequence ATGAATAAAACCATAATAGCAACAACCCTGATCTCTGTTGGGATCTCAGCAACATTTTGCCAAAACGCCTATGCAGCAAACGTAGAAGCACACGCAGATGAGCATATGCTTGTTACAGCAAACCGTAGCCAGCAAGAGCAGTTTTTAGCGTTATCAGCAAACTCGGTGATCACCAGTGAGCAGATAAAAACCATGCAAGTAGGTAATATCAGTGAATTACTTGATACTGTAGCCGGCATCAGTGTAGTACAACAAGGCGGCGCTGGCCAATCGACCTCTATTTTTATGCGCGGTACGAACTCTAATCACACCTTAATTTTAGTAGATGGTGTACGTATAAACTCAGCCACCTTAGGCACAACTAATTTAACCGCAATTTCGCCAAGCCAAATTGAGCGTATTGAAATTGTTAAAGGCCCAAGAGCTGCACTTTGGGGCAGTGATGCCATTGGCGGCGTGATCCAAATATTTACCAAACAGCTGCATACTGGTGAAGGAACTGTAACCATAGGAGCCGGCAGTAATGGCTTACTTCAAGCTGATGCAGCCATTGGTTTAGGTAACGATAAACATAATTTAACCATAGCAGTATCAACTGAAAGCAGTGATGGTTTTAACGCGTATACTACTGACCCATTCCCATATGACATTAATGAAGATGATGACGACGGCTATGATCGTTTCAGTGTTAGTGCCGTTGGCAGTAGCCAATTAACGAATACAGTATCGCTACATTTAGTTTCTCGCTATGAAAGTGGTAATAGTGAATTTGATGCATCATATCCAGATAGCCCATGCTGGTTTGACGACACCTTAGCTTGTCCTGCTTTTTATGCCAATGAACAAGACCATGAAAACTACTCGGTAAAACTGGCAAGTCGCTATCAAGGTGATAACTTGTTCAGTGAATTATCGCTGGCAACAAGTCAAGACGAAGGCGAAAGCTTTGGTAATGAAACTACGCCAAGTAAAATTACTACCGAGCGTGACCAGGTAAGCTTTATCAACCAATATCAGTTCACCAAGAGCACTTCATTCAGCCTTGGTCTGGATTACTATATTGAAGAAATTTCTAATAGTGAAGATTTAGATGTTTGGGCCCCCGGTTTCCAAACATGGGATGAAGTAGAGCGAGAAGTAAGTGCGGTATTTATTCAGGCACAACACCAACTTGGCAAAGTTTTACTTGAAGGCGCTGCGCGCCATGATGATATTGAAAACCTTGATGCTGAAACAACCTATAATGCATCGATAGGTTATCAGCTCAATGATAATTGGCTTGTCAGCGTAACGCGCGGCACAGGTTTTAAAGCGCCTACATTTAATGATTTATACTGGCCTGGCTCAGGGAACCCTGATTTGCAACCAGAAAAAATTACCAATAACGAAATTCTAATTCGCCATCAATTTAGCTCAACCAACCTCAGTGCTAAAATTGAATTTAGCGCTTTTGATTCTGAAGTTGAAAACTTGATTGCCTGGGCACCAAATGAATTTGGTTTATGGCAACCAGCTAATATTAATTCAGCCGAAATCAGCGGCGCAGAAGCGTCACTGATGCTTAATATTGGTCATTTAACCAATCAGTTAAACTTAACCTTTGTAGATGCTGAAGATTCTGTTAGCGGTGATAAACTACTTCGTCGTCCCGAGCTAACAGCAACGTATAGTTTAGCTTATTACTGGCAAGATTTTACCTTCAACAGTGTCGTGTCTTATAGAGATGAAAGTGTTGATGCCGGTGATGTTAAGTTAGATAGCTACGTATTAGTTGATTTTGGCGTAAATTATCAAGCAACAAGTAATATCAGTGTAAACGCTAAAGTGAACAATATCTTCGATGAAGAGTACGAAACTTCACTAAATTACTTTGCCGATGGTACTAATTACAAAGCATCAGTTACTTATAGTTTCTAG
- a CDS encoding cobalamin-binding protein — MNKKHITLIVFITLIIIFWLFKVLFLASDTAVAVVPDVDGEVHKQQQQDAVQDYSQQKIIALAPHVVEVLFDIGVGNRIVATTEHSDFPEQANSIPRVGNYARLKIEKILAYQPDLIIAWRTGNPSDDLERLEQLGLKVIYSDPINLSDVAKELRLFGKLTGSSERAEQKARDFEQKLLALKQQYHNKQPVSVFYELWSKPLTTVARNAWPQQHLEICGASNPFKQLINDYPQINIEQIIVANPELIIQPMSAGEPNPDAIDWQKFQQVTSAKYQQLLKPNSDILHRMSYRLLTELEQLCVDIDKSRHFYQSLENQI; from the coding sequence ATGAATAAAAAGCATATAACTCTTATCGTTTTTATTACTTTAATCATTATTTTCTGGTTGTTTAAGGTTTTGTTTCTTGCCTCAGATACAGCAGTCGCAGTGGTGCCTGATGTTGATGGTGAAGTACATAAACAACAGCAACAAGATGCTGTTCAAGATTATAGCCAGCAAAAAATTATCGCCCTAGCACCGCATGTCGTTGAGGTACTGTTTGATATTGGCGTTGGTAACAGAATAGTTGCAACCACCGAACATTCTGACTTCCCAGAGCAGGCAAATTCAATCCCCCGTGTTGGTAATTACGCCCGGCTAAAAATAGAAAAAATTCTGGCTTATCAGCCCGACTTGATAATTGCCTGGCGTACAGGAAATCCAAGTGATGACTTAGAGCGCTTGGAGCAATTGGGCTTAAAGGTTATTTACTCCGACCCTATTAATTTATCTGATGTAGCCAAAGAGCTGAGGTTATTTGGCAAGCTCACCGGCAGCAGCGAACGGGCCGAACAAAAAGCCCGAGATTTTGAGCAAAAATTATTAGCTTTAAAACAGCAATATCATAACAAACAGCCTGTTTCAGTATTTTATGAGCTTTGGTCAAAACCGTTAACTACGGTTGCACGAAATGCTTGGCCGCAACAACATTTAGAAATTTGCGGAGCCAGTAATCCGTTTAAGCAGTTAATTAATGATTATCCGCAAATAAACATTGAGCAAATTATTGTTGCCAACCCAGAATTAATTATTCAACCAATGTCGGCCGGTGAACCAAACCCTGATGCGATAGACTGGCAAAAATTTCAACAAGTTACATCGGCTAAATATCAACAATTATTAAAGCCGAATTCAGACATTTTACATCGCATGAGCTATCGGTTACTCACCGAGTTAGAACAGCTTTGTGTCGATATTGATAAAAGTAGACATTTTTATCAGAGCTTAGAAAACCAAATTTGA
- the cobO gene encoding cob(I)yrinic acid a,c-diamide adenosyltransferase has translation MSNDNTKPTKEQKHQTRQQRLKEKVDERIANATDEKGLLIVITGNGKGKSTSGFGTVARAVGHGLKASVVQFIKGTWECGERNLLEQHDVDFFVMGTGFTWETQNKDKDTAAAQAAWLDAKKLLQDEQVDVVLLDEITYMVTYGYIELEDVISALNNRPSGQHVIITGRACHRQLIELADTVSEVQPIKHAFDNGIKAQAGIDW, from the coding sequence ATGAGTAATGACAACACTAAACCTACGAAAGAGCAAAAACATCAAACTCGTCAGCAACGTCTAAAAGAAAAAGTAGATGAGCGCATCGCCAACGCCACTGACGAAAAAGGTTTGTTAATCGTGATCACTGGCAATGGTAAAGGAAAATCAACGTCGGGCTTTGGCACCGTAGCTCGCGCTGTTGGACATGGCTTAAAAGCCAGCGTAGTACAGTTTATTAAGGGTACCTGGGAGTGCGGCGAGCGAAATTTACTTGAGCAACACGACGTCGATTTTTTCGTGATGGGTACGGGCTTTACTTGGGAAACCCAAAATAAAGATAAAGACACAGCTGCCGCGCAAGCTGCATGGTTGGATGCAAAAAAACTATTACAAGATGAGCAAGTAGATGTTGTACTGCTTGATGAGATCACCTACATGGTTACCTATGGCTATATCGAACTTGAAGACGTTATAAGTGCATTAAATAACCGCCCTAGCGGTCAGCATGTGATAATTACCGGCAGAGCATGTCATCGCCAGTTGATCGAACTTGCCGATACGGTATCTGAAGTGCAACCTATTAAACACGCTTTTGATAATGGCATTAAAGCGCAAGCTGGCATTGACTGGTAA